In Sandaracinaceae bacterium, one DNA window encodes the following:
- a CDS encoding DUF1552 domain-containing protein, whose protein sequence is MAKTTISRRTLLKGIAAGGATVAIGLPTLDIFCNSNGTALAQGSPFPVRFGVWIWGNGNIPERWTPLSTGRNYQLSTQLSGLMPVRDDVTVVTGTIAASVAREPHNDGSASFLAGTPILATGQHDILAPTVDVLAANAIGGATAFRSIQAGVEPDLGNGTVSVNGPGSNNPATVDPLTLYHKLFGEGFALPGEEPVIDPLWQLRRSALSSVMEESAALRSQLGTHDQRRLDEHLDGVRELELRLLRFEEDPPNLAACGLARIPLDAYPEVNSRPQMKERHRIIADLLTMALACDRTRVVHTMFSRGGSNVRFPGVATGHHELSHKIDPTSQDQLDIIVKQIVDEYAYFVQALAAVPEGDRRLLDNVAVVASSDCSFGAEHDIIEYPILIAGSAGGALVSGEHIRAEGEVASKVSFSLLRAVGASVQRFGVNEAEATTGLTGLET, encoded by the coding sequence ATGGCCAAGACCACGATCAGCCGACGCACCCTGCTCAAGGGCATCGCCGCCGGAGGCGCCACCGTCGCCATCGGGCTGCCGACCCTGGACATCTTCTGCAACAGCAACGGCACCGCGCTCGCGCAGGGCTCACCCTTTCCCGTGCGCTTCGGCGTGTGGATCTGGGGCAACGGCAACATCCCAGAGCGCTGGACGCCGCTCTCCACGGGCCGCAACTACCAGCTGAGCACTCAGCTGAGCGGGCTCATGCCGGTGCGCGACGACGTCACGGTCGTCACGGGCACCATCGCGGCTTCGGTAGCCCGTGAGCCGCACAACGACGGCTCGGCGTCGTTCCTCGCGGGGACGCCCATCCTGGCGACCGGTCAGCACGACATCCTGGCGCCCACCGTCGACGTTCTCGCTGCGAACGCCATCGGCGGCGCCACCGCCTTCCGGTCCATCCAGGCCGGTGTGGAGCCCGACCTCGGGAACGGCACGGTGAGCGTGAACGGGCCTGGCAGCAACAACCCAGCCACGGTCGACCCGCTCACGCTGTACCACAAGCTCTTCGGCGAGGGCTTCGCCCTGCCCGGCGAGGAACCGGTCATCGACCCGCTCTGGCAGCTGCGGCGGAGCGCGCTCAGCTCGGTCATGGAGGAGTCGGCGGCGCTGCGGTCTCAGCTCGGCACCCACGACCAGCGGCGCCTCGACGAGCACCTCGACGGGGTCCGTGAGCTCGAGCTGCGTCTCCTGCGGTTCGAGGAGGACCCTCCGAACCTGGCAGCGTGCGGCCTCGCGCGGATCCCGCTGGACGCCTACCCCGAGGTCAACAGCCGCCCGCAGATGAAGGAGCGGCACCGCATCATCGCAGACTTGCTGACCATGGCGCTCGCGTGTGACCGCACCCGCGTGGTGCACACCATGTTCTCGCGCGGCGGCAGCAACGTGCGCTTCCCGGGCGTGGCCACGGGGCACCACGAGCTCAGCCACAAGATCGACCCCACCTCGCAGGACCAGCTCGACATCATCGTGAAGCAGATCGTCGACGAGTACGCCTACTTCGTGCAGGCGCTCGCCGCCGTGCCCGAGGGTGACCGGCGCCTGCTGGACAACGTGGCTGTCGTAGCCAGCAGCGACTGCTCCTTCGGCGCCGAGCACGACATCATCGAGTACCCCATCCTCATCGCGGGCAGCGCGGGGGGCGCACTCGTGAGCGGAGAGCACATCCGCGCCGAGGGTGAGGTGGCGTCCAAGGTCTCCTTCTCGCTGCTGCGCGCCGTGGGTGCGAGCGTGCAGCGATTCGGGGTGAACGAAGCCGAGGCGACCACCGGTCTCACGGGGCTCGAGACCTGA